A region from the Gossypium hirsutum isolate 1008001.06 chromosome A08, Gossypium_hirsutum_v2.1, whole genome shotgun sequence genome encodes:
- the LOC107940256 gene encoding histone acetyltransferase MCC1, whose translation MLHKWKQEFLYNFKSITYFLGINYTSLMVNPRIQHRPTICYRPIKPSDLETLERIHSDVFPIRYESEFFQSVVNGCDIVSWAAVDRSRPDGQSDELIGFVTARIILAKDSEIADLLRYDSSRVDQTLVYILTLGVVDAYRNLGIATALIREVIKYASSIPVCRAVYLHVISYNNPAIHLYTKMSFNCVRRLHGFYLINGQHYDSYLFVYYVNGGHSPCSPLELVTVIVRCMKTGLKSVAAKLMMAKVKWPKGNETRGPVLTQNKRMTNIECSGLEYV comes from the exons ATGCTGCATAAATGGAAGCAGGAATTCCTTTACAACTTCAAATCTATCACATATTTTTTGGGGATTAATTATACGTCCTTGATGGTGAACCCAAGAATCCAACATCGTCCTACCATCTGCTATAGGCCTATAAAGCCATCTGATTTAGAGACCTTAGAACGAATCCACAGTGACGTATTTCCTATTAG gtatgagtctgagtttttcCAAAGTGTCGTGAATGGGTGTGATATTGTGTCATGGGCAGCTGTTGATCGCAGTCGACCTGATGGTCAAAGTGATGAGCTTATCGGATTTGTTACTGCAAGAATCATCTTGGCAAAGGATAGTGAG ATAGCGGATTTGCTCAGGTATGACTCATCAAGGGTGGATCAAACATTAGTGTATATTCTGACACTCGGAGTTGTAGATGCATACAGAAATCTCGGTATAG CTACAGCACTTATACGAGAAGTTATTAAATATGCTTCGAGCATCCCAGTGTGCCGTGCAGTTTATTTGCATGTGATTTCTTATAATAATCCAGCCATTCATTTATACACAAAGATGTCGTTCAATTGCGTACGGAGGTTGCATGGATTTTACTTGATCAATGGTCAGCATTATGATTCATATTTGTTCGTTTATTACGTAAATGGTGGACATTCTCCTTGCTCACCATT AGAGCTCGTCACAGTTATTGTTCGTTGCATGAAGACCGGTCTCAAGTCCGTTGCTGCTAAGCTGATGATGGCGAAAGTGAAATGGCCTAAAGGTAACGAAACCCGGGGTCCTGTACTAACTCAAAATAAGAGAATGACAAATATCGAGTGTTCCGGGTTAGAGTATGTTTAA